AATTGATTCTATGGTCAACAACCCAATTCCCGTAATGCGTTCCCGTGGACGGATTAAGAACAGAATCCATGTTTCTGTTACTGCATGATATAAGAAATAAAAAAATCATGGAAACGGCCGGGAAACAGATTTTTATGATACCGGATTTTTCCCGTTTTATATTATGTTTCATTTGTGGCATAATTTACATCTTTCGTTATTCTGGCGCCCGTGGCATTTCACGCAGGAAACAGGATTTATACGCCCCTCGATTTTATGCTGTGTCAGGTAATCGCCGCGGTGAGGGAAAAACCTTGCCGGTGAATCCTTATGTTTATAGGCCGCGTTTATTTCCTCCTTGTGGGCGTGGCAGTCCGAACAAAACGATTCTTTATGGCACATGCCGCAGACAAGCACGTTCCGTCTCGCGTAAATTTTATGCCTTGTGCTGAAAATCGGTGTATGGTTTAATGTTTTTCTTTCATCATCGTGGCAGTCTCCGCAGACAGGAAGTCCCGTAACTTTTTCAGGATGTTCTTTTACTGTTCTTCCCGAAGCGGCGCACGCAAAAATCCCCGCGATTGCCGT
The bacterium DNA segment above includes these coding regions:
- a CDS encoding cytochrome C codes for the protein MIKAFIKPVYFIIFLTAIAGIFACAASGRTVKEHPEKVTGLPVCGDCHDDERKTLNHTPIFSTRHKIYARRNVLVCGMCHKESFCSDCHAHKEEINAAYKHKDSPARFFPHRGDYLTQHKIEGRINPVSCVKCHGRQNNERCKLCHK